The sequence below is a genomic window from Lolium perenne isolate Kyuss_39 chromosome 4, Kyuss_2.0, whole genome shotgun sequence.
TAGTCCGGTTCCCCGCTTTGACTTGGTCGAAAGATCAGCTGTGagaggtgatgaactgttgtgtgtgcttacacaacatgattatcgagGATGAGCGGAAGCATCCGGTCCCTCTGAGCGAACAAGTTGCACCATATGACACAGAggatcctcttgcacagcctaaccaCCAGGTGCCGGCATCGTGGGCTGCATTCATCTCTATgcgtcaggagattcgagactccacaatgcatcaacagctacaggatgatctggtggagcacttatggacgcttcgaggcaacaccaactagtttccatttgatttgtttggaaacttgtcttgttttgttaaactgtaacgtttatttgtaaaaataagcCACATGTTGGCAAAAGTGGTCAAAGTCACCGAATTACGCATGAAATTTGTCAATCCAGGAACGTTTTTCTCTAAAAAAAAGGCGAACCCCGGATGTGTCTACCAGgaagacggctggaacttcgacgCTCCCCGGGCCAAAATTTCTTCCAATCCGACGCTAAATAGCGCTGGATTTCGTCCCAGGTAGCCCAACGGCTGGGAATGCTATTACTGCCCAAGCCCGAAGAAGTGCAGCACACAACGGTGAACCGAACTGTCACAAGAGGTTAACATGTGTACTTCTACAAAGTACAAACTGAAGATCGTCCGGGGTTCAATCATCGTTGTGATGCAGTATTGAAGACCACGAATGCAAGAAATCACTTTGTTACAGACTAATGAGATCAGCGGTGATACGCAACAAGGACATCACTAGTCGAAATAGTGTTTAATCACTTCAATCTACAGGATATTAACTCAGAAGTACTCCTTCTCTCTCTTCTTCTGGGTAAGTAATTCAAACGTAATCCTCCACTGTTATTCTGATGATTAAGTACTCCCTCCTTCCCGCCAAGGTTATCTGAGATTTGTCGAAATCCACGGAGGGAGTAATTTAGATGTTCTTGTATATCAATAGTGACAAAGAAATACCTAAAGAGCCAGAAGAGCTATACGACAGTAATAACTGTTGAGTCCCCAATTAACTACAACTACTCCCTCTGTCCATAAGAGGATGTCgaagatttgtctaaattcacATGTATCCATAATTCTATATGCTAAAGAGtgcctagatacatctaaatttaaacaaatttgcgacatccttttatggacatAGGTAGTATTGAAAGAAGGTCCAACAAGCTGACACTATCACTATCACCAAGCTTAATGCAATGGATTAGTTTGATATATGCATAGGCGGGCCACATGTCAGTCTAATGAAGCTAAAGTCAAAATTATAACTGAGGTAGCATGCCAGCAATTCTGGTAGTACTGCCAATAACGCCCGCGGGGAATATCACCAGGTTTAGTTCACTAATTGTGCTGAAGACCATGTCAAGTGATACAAACAGCAAGCTTAATTAGCAAAACTAGTACCTACAAAAATAAAATGTTGAGAGCTCTCCCTGCTTCTAGTTATAGTCATAAAAGAAAAACTTGTCAATAGCCTCCTTCCTAACAAATTTTTGGGCAACATACTATTGGCATAGCACGGAATTTCGACATCCTTGGTTAGCAGGAGTACATCTACCCTGGAGTTAGCAGAAAAGGCCTTTCCCTAGCCCATGAGAAGAAGTCAACAATAAATGTTCGTCGACTGCAAAACAACCATTTCATCACAAAAATAACACCATACAATATTTGCTATTGGCATGTATGTGACTGACACAATGATCTTCAAATATGAAAGCTAACTTGATCCTTTATGCAGAATATATTTTGGTCAAAATCATAATTTCACACTCTCTGGAGATCGGGATAATACTAGCAATAGAAACTCGTTATAACTAGACAACTATCAGTTATGCACAAGCGTTCAAAATTTGTAACACTACAACTATCAAGGTACACTTCTACATATACAATTCATAGAGGAAGCAGCATTCACATCTTACAAGCATATAGATGATGCCAAAAATACAATGTTCTCAGAACCTATATGTTCTATTTAAGCCTCACGTTAAGACCCAAGGCTTGAGAAATGTTAATTGAACATACAAATGCTTGAGAATATATTGACATAAAGAACAGGCAAATTCAAAAGGTCTCAAATAATGCCACCATTTATGCAAAAGATATGCGTCTCCAATAGCAAGGTCATAGCAATAGCTTGATGTTACTACCATGGAAAAAGCTGGAACTTAATGAAGGCTTCATATCAACATATAAACTCTTGAAATAAGTTTAATACAATATATGATCATACAATAGCAATCAAAGAATATACTGTGTAACGATGTCATGATGTGCTTCATAACAACAGAGTTGCAAATGATTCCCCCAAAGCGACAAGTATAGTAGTAAAAACAATATGAAGTAACTCACAGTTTCCATGTCAGGGATGGATTACAGTGATAGTACATAAGGGAACTTGAAGAAAAATCCCTAGTCAGCCATTTTGTTCAACCGATGAATCATACTCCTGGCGAGCCTATTACTGGGGTCAATCTTGAGAACCAAACGCAGGTCGTCTGCCCCAAGCCTGTATTTCTCGCTGCTCTCATACAGGAGAGCCCGCTGCACTAGCACAGACACATTCTCCTTATCTTGCTCTAGCACCTGCACAGTACATAAAAACCAGCATAAATAACACAGGGGAGGCCTCCCAGTAGATACGGGTTAACAAGTACATTAGAGAGACAATGGGATACCTTGGAACAGTCGGCAATAGCCTTCTTGTACTCGCCAACCTCCTTGTAAGACGAGGCCCTTGACGATAACACCTCTGCAATGCCGGCATTTTTGCCAGTCTTCTCAATGAGCAAAACAGCCCAGGACAGCCATTTGATAGCATCAGCATACTGCCCACCCTTGTAATTGTCCATTCCCTTTGCCTTGGCAGCAGATGCCGTCAACCCGGACGGTGGTGCTGGTAGCCCGTCCAGCTCCGTGGTTGTGCCACCGCTGTCACCACCAGCAACATAGTCGGACTCCACGTCCACCCAGTCATCCATCTCACCAAACATGTCACCACCACCATTACTCGCAGCTGGTGCAGATGAAGGGAACAGCGTGTCAAAATGATCTATGCCAGAGTTCGCCGCCGCAGCAGGCGCCGGAGCGGGTGCAGGTGGAGGAGGTGTGACACTGGAAGGCTTCGGGGTACTCTGGAAGCTACTGAATCCAGCGCTGGCGCTCTGGAAACCGCTGAACCCGGCGTCGGCGCCCTGGAACGCGGCAAATCCCTGATCCGGTTTGACCGAGCCTGCCTGCTTTGCGGCATTCATAG
It includes:
- the LOC127331576 gene encoding uncharacterized protein; its protein translation is MNSYSGDRSSSRPTTTTSFDSYNFDFGANSSRSSASRPLRDQRPAAATNPSPRPAATWSHQPPKSSWTHQPSPAAAASALGSGPVSMVGDISGRSWGATAPSSGIGLPQSNNPNLFSDLLGPALGSTRAQSNAPLRSQPSRPAGANPGTNSAPFSMGGMASTLPKTTGAPMASAGYGVGGRPMKPVGMASASAAAAQQTMGQKKDPFGSIDPFAAKPMNAAKQAGSVKPDQGFAAFQGADAGFSGFQSASAGFSSFQSTPKPSSVTPPPPAPAPAPAAAANSGIDHFDTLFPSSAPAASNGGGDMFGEMDDWVDVESDYVAGGDSGGTTTELDGLPAPPSGLTASAAKAKGMDNYKGGQYADAIKWLSWAVLLIEKTGKNAGIAEVLSSRASSYKEVGEYKKAIADCSKVLEQDKENVSVLVQRALLYESSEKYRLGADDLRLVLKIDPSNRLARSMIHRLNKMAD